Proteins found in one Anoplolepis gracilipes chromosome 7, ASM4749672v1, whole genome shotgun sequence genomic segment:
- the LOC140667464 gene encoding protein unc-80 homolog, translating to MKRQASIDSQLDLISVQGGRLCSERKPSLTRSQTDSNITYMSDEVPEAPGSACYITKEGDVDLQVILKIYMRYTPLPCEIMPLVRHGSARLC from the exons ATGAAGCGGCAG GCATCCATTGATAGCCAGTTGGATCTTATTAGCGTTCAAGGAGGACGTTTATGCTCCGAAAGGAAACCCAGTCTCACAAGATCTCAGACGGATTCTAACATTACTTATATGAGCGACGAGGTGCCAGAAGCACCAGGCTCCGCATGTTACATTACCAAAGAAGGCGATGTTGATCTTCAAGTcatcttaaagatatatat GCGATACACTCCGTTACCTTGCGAGATAATGCCTCTTGTTCGCCACGGATCTGCGAGATTATGTTGA